CGCCTAGGAGTAATTCTAGGTAAGGGTGAAAAGGTAGGGTAAGAGCCTACCGGGAAAACAGTAATGTTTTTTGCTAGGTAAACCTCACTAGGAGCAAAGTCAAGCAGTAGTTCTGGATTTCTCGTCCTATAGGCTACGGGTAGACTGCTAGAACATTAAAGTGATTTAATGTGTAGATAGATGATAGTTTTTAACAGAACTCGGCTTACAGGTCTGATTTTTTTATATTCTGGAGGAAAATAGGTGTATAAAATAAATAAAAAGAAATTTTCTAAAAGAAAAAGTTCTATCTATTTATTAATTATTCTTCTCCCTTTTTTATTTATTTTCATAACTTACTCATTGAATCAAGGTATAAACGTTTATGGTAATACTCTTGTAAAGTCCTTTGAAGAAGAGGATTTGAATAAGTTATGGGAAGATAAAAAGTACTCACAAATAGTTTCAATTTGTGAAGAAGTTTTAAATGAGAATTTTTTAGAACTTAACTATTTATATTTCCATGGGATTTCTAACTTCTATTTAGGTATATCCCAGATCTCCCTAGAGATGAAAATACCACTTATAAATCAGTCTATTATTTCACTTCGTAAAGCATTTATACTATCCGATGGAAAACTAAAAGGTGATATAGCCTATGTTTTAGGTAAAGCTTATTATTATAAGGGGCGAAGTTACTCCGATTTAACAATTAAATATTTAGATATAGCAACCAAGGAAGGATATTTAGGAAAAGATATTTACGAATTTAAAGGTTTGGCGTATTATGAGTTAGGTCAATATACTAAAAGTATAAATGAGTTTAACTCTTTACCAGAGGAGAGACACTCGCCTGAAATAGTTTATATTATTTCAGAGGCCTACGGTTTAATAGGAGATTATGATAAACAAGAAGATTTATTAAATGGAATATTAGAGGGAGCTAGTCAAAAAAATGTTAAACTTAGCTCTAGAATGGATTTATCTGAAATATATTTTAGGAGTAGAAGATATTCTGAAGCTATAAAACAAGTAGAAGAGATTTTGAAAGTTAGAGCTGATGATTTTGATGCTCAGATTATATTGGGAAAATCACTGTTCTTAAGTGGTAATGAAGCAGAAGCAAATAAAATATTTAGAAAATTAATAAAACAACAACCGGGTAATGATGAAGTTATCAGATGGTTAAAAAAATAGATTAAAGGGGTTAAAATGGGGCTTTTTAGCGGTTTCGCATCAGATATAGGTATAGATTTAGGTACGTGTAATACATTAATATATGTTAAAGGTAAGGGGATAGTAAGTAGTGAACCCTCTGTTGTCGCAATTGATCGTAATACAAAGAAAGTTGTGGCAGTTGGTGCCGATGCTAAGAGAATGCTTTGGAAAACTCCAGGTAATATTGATGCAATAAGACCTTTAAGAGACGGTGTAATAGCTGACCTTGAAACAACAGAGAAGATGATCCGTTACTTTATAGCAAAAGTTCTCCCTAATAGAAGGTTAGTAAAACCTAGGATGACAATAGGTGTACCATCTTGTATTACAGAGGTTGAAAGAAGGGCTGTAGAAGAGTGTGCATATAAAGCCGGTGCAAGGGATGTAAAAATTATAGAAGAGTCTCTAGCTGCTGCTATTGGTGCAGATATACCTATTTTTGAGCCTGCAGGACATATGATCTGTGATATAGGTGGAGGTACAACTGAAATCTCTGTAATTTCTCTTGGAGATATGGTTGTAACTAACGCAATTAGAATAGGTGGTGATGAGTTTGACGAGGCTATTATTAAACATGTAAAAAAAGTGCATAACCTTATTATTGGTCAACAAACAGCTGAAAAACTGAAAATGACAATTGGTAATGCTACTCCTGAAACTAAAATTGAAAAAATGGAAATTAAGGGAACTGATGCTATAACTGGACTTCCTAGAAGACTTGAGATCGATTCTGTAGAGGTTAGGGAAGCTTTGCAAACACCTATATCCGCAGTAATACAAGAGGTGAAAAGAACTTTAGGTCAAACACCTCCAGAGTTAGCTGCAGATATTGTTGAAAGAGGTATAGTTATGACAGGTGGTGGTGCTAATTTAAAAGGTTTACCAAAGTTATTAGCTAAAGAGACAGGAGTACCAGTAATATTAGCTGAGAATCCTCTTTTGTGTGTAGCTTTAGGTGCTGGACGTTATTTTGAGTTTGCCAAGGATAATTCAGATAATAGAAGCATCTATGATAGTATAAATTCGTAAGGTTCGTTGTGCATATAAAAAAAAAGAGATTTGATAGATCAATAACTCTTTTTATAACTCTTTTTATTCTCTCTTCTGTAATGCTTTTATCAAATGAAAGTTTTAGAGCAGCAAAAGAGGGAACTTTATCCTTTTTTTCTCTCCTTCAAGCTGGCTTAGATAATACTGTTAAGTTTACAAGGAATACGGTAAATTCAGTTGGAGAATTGAAAGATCTAAAAAATAGATATGATCTACTTTATGCTGAACTAGATGAGTATCGTGGTATACATAGGGATTTTTTAGAGGTTAAAAGAGAAAATAGAGAGTTTAAAAAGTTATTAGGATTTATGGACTCATTAGACCATGATTCAATCCCCTGTGAAATAATAGGTAAAGATCCTAGTAATCTTAGTTCAACTGTGATTATAAATAAGGGTTCAAAACATGGTATAGAGAAGAATATGCCTGTGGTTGCTGAACAGAATGGGATGATTGGGATTGTAGGAAAAGTTATTAATGTAGGAATACAGTCCTCCCTTGTATTACCACTTTTAGATCAAAGCAGCTATATTGCTGGAAGATTATCTAAGTCTAGGTTTGAGGGGTTAATCAATGGTCTTGGCTCTAATGAAGGGTTTTTAGAGCTAAACTATGTTAAAAAAATAGCGTTAAATGATATCTCTGTTGGGGATCTTGTGGAGACTAGTGGAATGAAATCTTTATACCCTAAGGGGTACTATATAGGTAGAATTGTAGATATTAGCAGGGTAGAGTATGAGACCTCTTTAAGTATCAAAGTTGAGCCTATAATCGATTTTTCAAGACTAGAATATGTATCAGTTTTAAAAACTACAGGAGTCAGTTATGAATAATAAGTTATTACTATTTTTATCGGCTCTTGGTATATCTGTTGTTTCCATAGTTATTCAAAGTGTAATATTCCCAATATTTTTTATTAATGATTATATGCCAGATATCTCATTAATCGCCCTAATTTATTTTTCAATTAACTATGGAAAGGTCTTTGGGCAGTGGCTAGGTTTTAGCACTGGTATTATCTTTGACTCATTAAGTGGTGTCCCGTTTGGTCTAAATACGCTTGTAAGGTTAATATTAGGTTTTTTTCTTGGATTTTTTGAGGGAAAGATATTTATGGATAAAATAATTTTACCGTGTATTATTATTACACTTTGTACAGTGGCTAAGTTTTTCCTAATTTCTCTAGTTGGATTATTCTATCCAATTGACTTAAATATTGACTTTTTCTCAGTAAGATATGTCATAGAGATTGGTATGAATATTCTGTTTACACCAATAATATTTATTCTTTTTAATTTTATATCAAAGAGACTAATTTCAAATAGAGATAGAGTTTAATGGATCATAGTGTTAATAAGTTTAGAATTTACACACTTCTAGCAATAGTTGTACTCTCCTTTGGTTATAATTTATATCATCTTTATAAAATGCAAGTAATTGATCAGATTATGTATCAAAAAAAGGCTACAGCTGTTTCAAGTCGAAGTACTTCTATTCGAGCCCCTAGAGGGGAGATTTATGATAGGAATTATGATGTACCCTATGTTGATAATACAGAGTCATTTAGTGTTGTTATAAACCCTGCAAGTGTCGAGAGTGAAGAGTATCCCGAACTAATTGAGAAGCTAGCACTATATTTGGAAGTGGATAAAAGCATAATTGAAAAAAAACTTCCATATTCTGTTCGTCGATCATACAAAAACATTGAAATTCTAGACTCTGTTTCATATGATAAAATTGTATCTATTGCTGAAAATATTGATCATCTTCCTGGAGTTTCATGGGAGAGTATCCCAATAAGAAATTACCTCTTTTCCGGTTCCATATCTCATATTTTAGGTTATGTAGGTAATATCTCCCAAAGTGAGTTTCAAGTTTTATATAACGATGGTTATACTTTAAATGATGATATTGGTAAAAATGGCGTTGAAAAGCAGTATGATATTGTTCTTAAGGGTAAGAACGGACTTAAGTATAAGACCGTAGATGTAAAAGGAAGAAAACTAGATAAAGAAAACTTAAAAGAGGACATTGCACCTATTCCAGGTAAAAACCTTGTTTTAACAATAGACAGAAAAATTCAGACTTTAGCGGAAAAAGCACTTGGTGAAAGAAAGGGATCAGTTGTGGTTTTAAAACCTAGTACAGGAGAAATTTTAGCAATGGTATCCTATCCATGGTATGAACCAAGTGAGTTTTATATCCCTGGGAAAAATGCTTTTGGAAATATTTTGTTGGATGAAGATAAACCTCTACTAAATAGAGCTATACAGGGTTATGCACCAGCTTCAACCTTTAAAATTATAATGTCAGCCGCAGCTTTAGAAGAAGAGGTTCCAGAGGATTTAACCGTTGAGTGTACTGGTCGTGTCTTTTATGGAGATAGGTATTTTGGATGTTGGAATAGAGCAGGACATGGAACTGTAAACCTAGAGTCAGCATTAGAGAACTCATGTAATATCTATTTTTATACTATTGGAAGAGACTATCTAGGCATTGATAAGATTAATACATATGCTAGGGAGTTCGGTTTTGGTCAAACTTCAGGTATCGATCTACCAAATGAAGCAGCAGGTCAGGTTCCAACCCCAGAGTGGGTAAAGAAAAAATACGACGTTACATGGACCCATGGTGATACTATGAATGTCTCTATTGGTCAAGGAAGAACTCTTGCAACACCACTTCAAATAGCTGATCAATTAGCTTTTATTTTAAATGGTGGTGTGGTATATAAACCCCATGTGGTTAAAGAGATTGTTGATCCTCTAACTGGGGAGGTTTTAGAAGTTATACCAAGGGAAGTTATTTTAAAATCATCATACAAACCAGAGACATTTGAGAAGGTTAAATCATATATGAGGGGTGTTATAACAGAGGGTACAGCAAAATATGCAATTTCTACTAAAGCTGTAGAAATTGCTGCTAAGACTGGAACAGGAGAGGTTGGTTTTTCTGATAAATTCCACGACTGGTTTGTATCCTATGGACCCTACGATGCACCCCCTGAGGAGCAGGTTGTTATGGTAGTAATGATAGAGGCTTCCAATGATTTAGATAAATACAGACCATGGGCGCCTAAGGCTACAAACCTAATATATCAGGGTATTTTTGCAGAGCAAACTTTTGAGGAAGTTGTTAAAACCCTAAGACCATACTATTTAAGAGAGCTATTCTAATGAAAAATAAGATAGATGTAGGTAAAAGTTTATCTAGAATTGACTTTTTTATGTTAGCTGCAGTATTTGTTTTAATGTTTTTAGGGGTTATGTTTATATATTCTAGTGGTATCTCTTCAATAGGGGTAAATACATCTAATGAGTATGTAAAGCAAGTTGTTAGAATAATATCAGGACTCTTTGTTTTAGTTTTTTTCTCCCTATATGATATTGAGAAAATTAAGAGTATATCCCTAATAACATATCTGTTTCTTATATTTGTTTTAATCTATACAAGGTTATTTGGTACCCTTGTTAATGGTGCTAGGTCATGGATATATGTAGGGGGGTTCGTTTTTCAGCCATCTGAATTTACTAAACTAACTACTATTTTATTTTTAGGAAAGTATTTAGATGATAATCAAAAGGATATTAGAAGTTTAAAAGTATTTATTACATCATTTATAATAATTTCTATTCCCTTTGGATTAATACTTCTGCAACCGGATATGGGAACAGCATCAGTCTATATCCCAATTTTTCTTGCAATGCTTTTTATATCTGGTTGTAATATAAAATATCTGACCTATTTAATACTTTTAGGTGCTCTAACACTTGTTCTTACAATGTTACCTGGATGGGAGACCTATATATTACAGAGTAATAATACCTTTGTATCTGTATTAACAGAACCTAGACTTATTTTATATTTAATAGGTTCCATAACATTCTCAATTTTACTATCTCTTATTGGGCTTTTATATTTTAAAAAAGAGTATTTTAATTGGTTAATCTACTTCTTTTCAATTATTGTATTCTCACTTATATTATCATTTGTTGCTAGAGAGTACGTTTTAAAAGATTATCAAATAATGAGACTAATAGTTTTTATGAATCCCCAGGTTGATCCTCTTAATTTTGGTTGGAATATAATACAGGCTACCACTGCAGTAGGTTCCGGAGGTTTTAGCGGGAAGGGGTTTTTACAGGGAACCCAGTCCCATTATCAGTTTTTACCCGAGCAAAGTACAGACTTTATATTTTCTATCCTCTCAGAAGAGTTAGGGTTTCTTGGAGCTTTATTAGTTTTTGGGTTATTTTTAATAATTTTAATAAGGGGTCTGTTGATTTTAACCTACGCGAAAAACAACTTTTCCATACTTGTTGGCTCTGGTATTATAGGGATGATTTTCTTCCATGTAATTTTAAATGTGGGAATGAATATAGGATTAATGCCAATTACAGGAATTCCTCTATTTTTCCTCTCCTATGGAGGATCTTCTCTATGGACAGCATTGGCTGGAATAGGTATCCTACAAGGAATTTATCAACGACGTTATAGGAATTAAAATGAATAATATAATTAACAGATATAAATACGATCTTCTAAATATAAGAATGCCTGGCAGGTATTTAGGAGGTGAGTTTGGGTCTATATACCCCACAGGTGATGAAATATTAAAAATGGGAGTATCCTTTCCTGATCTTTATGAGATTGGGATGTCAAATCAAGCTCTTAAAATTTTGTATAATCTGTTTAATAGTGTTGAAGGTGTTATATGTGAGAGAGTTTTTGCTCCAGCTCCTGACTTTGAAGAGTTTTTAAGGGATAAGGAGTTATCTCTTTTCACATTAGAGAGTGGATTTCCTTTAAAGAAACTTGATATTTTAACATTTACGATAGGTTACGAACTATGTCTTACAAATCTATTAACAATGTTAGATGTTTCTAATATTCCATTAAAAGTAGATGATAGAGGGGAGGATGATCCTATTATAATTGCTGGAGGTCCAGCTACAACAAACCCTGTGGCCTTTGGACACATTGTAGACTTTGTTTTTATAGGTGAGGCTGAAGGAGCATTTGAAGTGCTTCTTGAGGATATTGTTACACTTAAAAAAGAGGGAAAAACTAGAAACTCAATATATGAATTTATAAAAAAACAAGATTATATATGGCATAAAGATAAAAAAGACCGGGTTAAAAGAGTATTTTGGAGGGAGTTTGGTTTATCTGCCCAGAAAAGAACTCATCTTCCTGTTGCCTCTATAACTCCTGTTCAAGACCACGGTGTTGTAGAAATTATGAGGGGATGTCCTAACGGTTGTAGATTCTGCCATGCAGGTGTTTATTATAAACCATTTAGACAAAAAGAGTTTGAACACATTGTAAAAGAGGTTGAAGACCTTGTAGATATTTGTGGCTATAGGACAATAACTCTTTCTTCCCTATCATCCGGTGATTATAATGGTATTCATACCTTAGTTAAAGGTTTAAATAATAGGTTTAAAAGTAGGGGAGTCTCATTTTCTCTTCCCTCATTAAGGGTTAACTCTGTCTCCTTACCACTAATTGAGGAGTTATCTGAAGTTAGAAAGAGTAGTTTAACATTTGCCCTCGAGACCCCTAAACTAGGTTGGCAAAGGGGTATAAATAAAGAAGTTCCTAAGGATAGAATAATTGAGATTTTATTAAAGGCTAAGGAGCGGGGTTGGAAGCTTGCTAAATTCTATTTCATGATCGGACTACCTGTAGCCGGTGGAGAAGATGAAGTAGGACCTATAATTGATCTTATTAAGGAGCTTTATGCTGCCACAGGATTAAGGTTTAATGTTAATGTAGGTGTTTTTATTCCAAAACCACATACAACCTATGAGAGATCCTATCAATTTGGTGATGAGCTAGGCTTCTTGAAGTTAAAAGAGATTAAAAGTGGTCTTAAAGGTAAAAATATAAAGGTTAATTTCCACTCTCCATTTTTATCATTTTTAGAAGGTATTTTTACCCGAGGTGATGAGAGGGTTAATGACTTATTAATAAGTGCATATAAAAAGGGAGCTAGACTTGATGCATGGGATGAGTATATAAACAGGGATTTATGGAGAGAGGTTATATCTGAAGCTTCATGGGATGTGGAAGATTTTGTAACAAGGGAAAGGTCTTTAGATGACAAACTACCATGGGGAAATATCTCTCTATTAGAGAGTTCAGCCTTTAAATGTGATCAGTTAGAGAAATCCCAAGAAGAGGAAGCTTCATCCCTTTGTACAGATGATTGTGACCATAACTGTGGTGTATGTAAAAAGGATATCAAGGTTAAATACGCTAAAATTGTAGATAACTTTGAAACAACAGAGCATAAAGATGTTGTTGATAAATCTACCTATAAAAAGATAGTATTTAGGTTTTCTAAAAATGGAAGGGCTATCTTTGTCCCACATCTAAGTACTATGACAATTATTGAGAGGGCTTTTTTTAGAAGTGGTATTGAAGTACGGTTTACTGAGGGATTTAATCCTAAACCAAAATTAGAGTTTGCCCACCCTTTAACTATGGGATTAAGTTCAGATTATGAGATCTTTGGTATTGAGATCTATAACGGTTATGATAATTTAGATGAGAGCATTAAAAAGCTGAATTCCAACCTTCCAGAGGGATTTGAAATAATAAAGGCATATCCAATGAACGATATAGCCCAGGGGCGATCCCATAAAAAATTAATGGCTCTATATGCTGGAGCAGATTATGAAATTTACACTTTAAACTCACCCCTTAATAGCGAGGAGTTAAAAACAAAAATTGAAGAGTTTATAAAAGATAGTGATGTTCTGGATGATTACACCCTGGAGATTATCGATGATAATATTCTTAAAGTAAAAGCCATGTTTAATAATAAAAAGTGGAATAACTGTGTAAAAATGGTTTCAGAAGCAGTTGGAGAGTCCGCTCTTACTAGCGGTTACGATTTTAAACGTACAAGATGTTATGCTAAATCTAAAAAGGGAACTATTATTCTCTTTTCGGATATGAAGTAGGAGCTATTAAATGCAGAAAGAAAATGATCATAGTAAAGATATGCTACATGGGGTTAAATTAAACGATATAGTCACTTTTTTAGTAGACTATTATGGTTGGGAAGAGCTTGGTAATAGAATTAATATTAACTGTTTTATTAATGAGCCATCAATAAAATCAAGTCTTAAATTTTTAAGACGAACACCCTGGGCAAGGAATAAAGTTGAGAAACTATATATTGAAACTAGTGGAGCTACATTATAGATCAGTTTAACAAGATTGTAGTATTAAATGATATCTCCAGTAATATAACAGATATTCTTATTCAAAGAGTTCTTTATCGAATGAAGAAGTCAATTTTTAATGATTTACTTATAATCATTGGTGATAAGGATGAACTAAGTTCTAATATTATAGAAATCCTAAATAGGTCTGCCCTTGAATATATTATAGTTTCTAATATAAGGGAGAGTATTTACGAGAACCTATATGGTTTTCAATTTCCTAAATTCTCTTCTTCTCCATATCCATATATCGTTGTAGATGATTTAGTTGCAAGAAAAATTAAGAGATATAATTTAATTATTGATAAAGAATTAGAGTTGTGGGATAACCATATTCATACCCAATTAGCCTATTGTAGTGAAAATATGAGTGTTGAGAAAAACATAAAACTTGCAAAACTGTTTGGTCTTAAAGGTATTCGTATAACAGAGCATGCTGATCATCTATATTTTAATAGTAGCAACTACAGTGATATAGAGTGTTATACGAAAGGAATTTCATACTCTTTTAAAGAAGATTATAGGATTAAAGAGTTCTTAGAATATAAAAAAAAATTCTCTGATGACTTTGTTGAATTTGGAGTGGAAGTTGGAATCGATTTTAATGGAGAGCTATTAATAGATCCAGAAGATTTACAACATTTTGATTATATATTAGGTGCTATACATGTTTTGAAAGAGTGTACAGCTAATGGGTTTATCTCTACCCTAGAGAAACTACTAAAACATGATATCGATGTATTAGCCCACCCCTTTAGAATATTTAAAAGAAGTGGTGTAGCTGTCCCTAATCAGTTATTTAAACCGGTAGCAAAATTACTAAAAGAGTATAATACTGCAGCCGAGATAAACTTTCATACTAATGAACCACCTGTAGATTTTATTAAAGAGTGTCTATCCCTAGGAGTAAAATTTAGTTTCGGAAGCGATTCACACAATCTAGCAGAGATTGGAGACTTTAGTTATCAATTAAATCTATTAAAAGAAGCTGGTTTTTTTGGAGACTTAAAAGAGATCATGTGGAGTAAAATTACATAATCTCTTAACTTTATGTCTATTTTAGCTATATAGCTTTTTTAGAGCATCTTCAACAGCAGACATAATTCCTTTACTTGTTGCTGTAGCTCCAGATACCGCATCTACCTCGCTTTTTTTCTCGTCTACAATAAAACTTGGAATATATTTTATAGGGGTACTATAAAATCTACTTCCTACTTCATTATGGGAGATAATTTCTACAGAGGTTAAGACCCCTTTTTCTATAGTTATTTCCACTGTTAATCCAGTTCCAAATCCATTTGCAACACCTTGGTAAGTTCC
Above is a genomic segment from Thiospirochaeta perfilievii containing:
- a CDS encoding tetratricopeptide repeat protein, producing the protein MYKINKKKFSKRKSSIYLLIILLPFLFIFITYSLNQGINVYGNTLVKSFEEEDLNKLWEDKKYSQIVSICEEVLNENFLELNYLYFHGISNFYLGISQISLEMKIPLINQSIISLRKAFILSDGKLKGDIAYVLGKAYYYKGRSYSDLTIKYLDIATKEGYLGKDIYEFKGLAYYELGQYTKSINEFNSLPEERHSPEIVYIISEAYGLIGDYDKQEDLLNGILEGASQKNVKLSSRMDLSEIYFRSRRYSEAIKQVEEILKVRADDFDAQIILGKSLFLSGNEAEANKIFRKLIKQQPGNDEVIRWLKK
- a CDS encoding rod shape-determining protein, with amino-acid sequence MGLFSGFASDIGIDLGTCNTLIYVKGKGIVSSEPSVVAIDRNTKKVVAVGADAKRMLWKTPGNIDAIRPLRDGVIADLETTEKMIRYFIAKVLPNRRLVKPRMTIGVPSCITEVERRAVEECAYKAGARDVKIIEESLAAAIGADIPIFEPAGHMICDIGGGTTEISVISLGDMVVTNAIRIGGDEFDEAIIKHVKKVHNLIIGQQTAEKLKMTIGNATPETKIEKMEIKGTDAITGLPRRLEIDSVEVREALQTPISAVIQEVKRTLGQTPPELAADIVERGIVMTGGGANLKGLPKLLAKETGVPVILAENPLLCVALGAGRYFEFAKDNSDNRSIYDSINS
- the mreC gene encoding rod shape-determining protein MreC gives rise to the protein MHIKKKRFDRSITLFITLFILSSVMLLSNESFRAAKEGTLSFFSLLQAGLDNTVKFTRNTVNSVGELKDLKNRYDLLYAELDEYRGIHRDFLEVKRENREFKKLLGFMDSLDHDSIPCEIIGKDPSNLSSTVIINKGSKHGIEKNMPVVAEQNGMIGIVGKVINVGIQSSLVLPLLDQSSYIAGRLSKSRFEGLINGLGSNEGFLELNYVKKIALNDISVGDLVETSGMKSLYPKGYYIGRIVDISRVEYETSLSIKVEPIIDFSRLEYVSVLKTTGVSYE
- the mreD gene encoding rod shape-determining protein MreD codes for the protein MNNKLLLFLSALGISVVSIVIQSVIFPIFFINDYMPDISLIALIYFSINYGKVFGQWLGFSTGIIFDSLSGVPFGLNTLVRLILGFFLGFFEGKIFMDKIILPCIIITLCTVAKFFLISLVGLFYPIDLNIDFFSVRYVIEIGMNILFTPIIFILFNFISKRLISNRDRV
- the mrdA gene encoding penicillin-binding protein 2 — translated: MDHSVNKFRIYTLLAIVVLSFGYNLYHLYKMQVIDQIMYQKKATAVSSRSTSIRAPRGEIYDRNYDVPYVDNTESFSVVINPASVESEEYPELIEKLALYLEVDKSIIEKKLPYSVRRSYKNIEILDSVSYDKIVSIAENIDHLPGVSWESIPIRNYLFSGSISHILGYVGNISQSEFQVLYNDGYTLNDDIGKNGVEKQYDIVLKGKNGLKYKTVDVKGRKLDKENLKEDIAPIPGKNLVLTIDRKIQTLAEKALGERKGSVVVLKPSTGEILAMVSYPWYEPSEFYIPGKNAFGNILLDEDKPLLNRAIQGYAPASTFKIIMSAAALEEEVPEDLTVECTGRVFYGDRYFGCWNRAGHGTVNLESALENSCNIYFYTIGRDYLGIDKINTYAREFGFGQTSGIDLPNEAAGQVPTPEWVKKKYDVTWTHGDTMNVSIGQGRTLATPLQIADQLAFILNGGVVYKPHVVKEIVDPLTGEVLEVIPREVILKSSYKPETFEKVKSYMRGVITEGTAKYAISTKAVEIAAKTGTGEVGFSDKFHDWFVSYGPYDAPPEEQVVMVVMIEASNDLDKYRPWAPKATNLIYQGIFAEQTFEEVVKTLRPYYLRELF
- the rodA gene encoding rod shape-determining protein RodA, whose product is MKNKIDVGKSLSRIDFFMLAAVFVLMFLGVMFIYSSGISSIGVNTSNEYVKQVVRIISGLFVLVFFSLYDIEKIKSISLITYLFLIFVLIYTRLFGTLVNGARSWIYVGGFVFQPSEFTKLTTILFLGKYLDDNQKDIRSLKVFITSFIIISIPFGLILLQPDMGTASVYIPIFLAMLFISGCNIKYLTYLILLGALTLVLTMLPGWETYILQSNNTFVSVLTEPRLILYLIGSITFSILLSLIGLLYFKKEYFNWLIYFFSIIVFSLILSFVAREYVLKDYQIMRLIVFMNPQVDPLNFGWNIIQATTAVGSGGFSGKGFLQGTQSHYQFLPEQSTDFIFSILSEELGFLGALLVFGLFLIILIRGLLILTYAKNNFSILVGSGIIGMIFFHVILNVGMNIGLMPITGIPLFFLSYGGSSLWTALAGIGILQGIYQRRYRN
- a CDS encoding TIGR03936 family radical SAM-associated protein; the encoded protein is MNNIINRYKYDLLNIRMPGRYLGGEFGSIYPTGDEILKMGVSFPDLYEIGMSNQALKILYNLFNSVEGVICERVFAPAPDFEEFLRDKELSLFTLESGFPLKKLDILTFTIGYELCLTNLLTMLDVSNIPLKVDDRGEDDPIIIAGGPATTNPVAFGHIVDFVFIGEAEGAFEVLLEDIVTLKKEGKTRNSIYEFIKKQDYIWHKDKKDRVKRVFWREFGLSAQKRTHLPVASITPVQDHGVVEIMRGCPNGCRFCHAGVYYKPFRQKEFEHIVKEVEDLVDICGYRTITLSSLSSGDYNGIHTLVKGLNNRFKSRGVSFSLPSLRVNSVSLPLIEELSEVRKSSLTFALETPKLGWQRGINKEVPKDRIIEILLKAKERGWKLAKFYFMIGLPVAGGEDEVGPIIDLIKELYAATGLRFNVNVGVFIPKPHTTYERSYQFGDELGFLKLKEIKSGLKGKNIKVNFHSPFLSFLEGIFTRGDERVNDLLISAYKKGARLDAWDEYINRDLWREVISEASWDVEDFVTRERSLDDKLPWGNISLLESSAFKCDQLEKSQEEEASSLCTDDCDHNCGVCKKDIKVKYAKIVDNFETTEHKDVVDKSTYKKIVFRFSKNGRAIFVPHLSTMTIIERAFFRSGIEVRFTEGFNPKPKLEFAHPLTMGLSSDYEIFGIEIYNGYDNLDESIKKLNSNLPEGFEIIKAYPMNDIAQGRSHKKLMALYAGADYEIYTLNSPLNSEELKTKIEEFIKDSDVLDDYTLEIIDDNILKVKAMFNNKKWNNCVKMVSEAVGESALTSGYDFKRTRCYAKSKKGTIILFSDMK
- a CDS encoding VF530 family DNA-binding protein; its protein translation is MQKENDHSKDMLHGVKLNDIVTFLVDYYGWEELGNRININCFINEPSIKSSLKFLRRTPWARNKVEKLYIETSGATL
- a CDS encoding PHP domain-containing protein, translated to MKKSIFNDLLIIIGDKDELSSNIIEILNRSALEYIIVSNIRESIYENLYGFQFPKFSSSPYPYIVVDDLVARKIKRYNLIIDKELELWDNHIHTQLAYCSENMSVEKNIKLAKLFGLKGIRITEHADHLYFNSSNYSDIECYTKGISYSFKEDYRIKEFLEYKKKFSDDFVEFGVEVGIDFNGELLIDPEDLQHFDYILGAIHVLKECTANGFISTLEKLLKHDIDVLAHPFRIFKRSGVAVPNQLFKPVAKLLKEYNTAAEINFHTNEPPVDFIKECLSLGVKFSFGSDSHNLAEIGDFSYQLNLLKEAGFFGDLKEIMWSKIT
- a CDS encoding FMN-binding protein — protein: MKKMISILLFITVLSSFVITANPFSKSGRHSSIQYSIPEGMIISQLDLKDGTYQGVANGFGTGLTVEITIEKGVLTSVEIISHNEVGSRFYSTPIKYIPSFIVDEKKSEVDAVSGATATSKGIMSAVEDALKKLYS